The region AGCGCTATCTAAGGTGGCAAAAGAAAGGTTTGCGCCCTTCAAATTAGCATCCTGAAGATTGGCTGCAAAAAAGCTAACACCGGTCAGATCGCTACCGCTAAAGTTACTGCCCTTGAGATCGGCCTTTGTAAAGCTGTCCCCGGTTAAGTCTTGATCGGCAAAATCATAATCTCGCAGAATTTCCTTGTTGTAGTCAGCAGCCACAACAGGTCTCGTGATGATTCCCAAAACCAGCAGCAAACCGAAGCAGATCATTCCGATCTGCCGGAGCCACTTCGTTTGCCTGAATGTGTGCCAAAAATTCATATTCTTCATCCTGATCGTTAATGAAGTGCCTAATACAGGCCTACGCCTTTGATCCTAGCTGACTCTGGCCCCGTCACGCATCCTTCTTCAACGCGCATGCTCTAAGGTGAGTTTGAGTCCAGACTGGCCAAATTCAGCCAAATCAATGTCTATCGACAAAAAGAAAGAGCAGCTCACCATTGGATATTTGGGCGAACAGCTCGTGGGTCAATGGCTACAGCAACAAGGATGGCAGCTCGTCGCCCAAGGGTGGCACAGCCGCTGGGGAGAGATCGATATTGTCGCTCGCCAACCCAGGGAAGCCGGAGAAGAGTGGCTGGCCTTTGTGGAGGTCAAAACCCGCAGCCGAGGCAATTGGGATGCAGATGGCTTGCTGGCCATTACCCCAACGAAACAAATGAAGCTCT is a window of Acaryochloris thomasi RCC1774 DNA encoding:
- a CDS encoding pentapeptide repeat-containing protein → MNFWHTFRQTKWLRQIGMICFGLLLVLGIITRPVVAADYNKEILRDYDFADQDLTGDSFTKADLKGSNFSGSDLTGVSFFAANLQDANLKGANLSFATLDSARFAKADLTNAIFEGAFAYSAEFRGAVIDGADFTDAGLLGEAQDVLCQAAKGTNPVTGRETRDTLECY